Below is a genomic region from Azospirillum sp. B510.
GCCCTCGGGATCGCCATGGTCCGGCTTCAGCATGGCTTCCAGCAGCCGGGCGTCGCTGGTCCAATAGGGCACGTACCAGCTGCGGTCGGGGTCCATCACCAGCGCACGCCTCGTCGCGGCGTCATAGGCGCCCAGCGGGGCGATGTGTCCGACGCCGACATCGCCGGTCAGCGTGCCCTGGTCGAAGGCCAGCAGGATGATGTCGTCGGCGCTGCGCTCGTTATCGATCAGGATGCGGCGCAGTTCCGCCAGCGTGGCGGGGGAGGTGTCGCGCGGGCGCCAGACCTCGACATCGGCGTCGATGCCGTAGGCGCTCAGGCTGCGGCGGACATAGGTGATCAGCTCGCCGAAGGAGATGCCGTCGCCATCGTCGTCGGTGGCCTCGCGCCAATGGTCGTCGTCCAGCCGGTCCAGCAGCTGCTTGGCGGTGACCAGCCGTTCCGATGCCAGCCCCGGCAGCCCGCGCAGCGCGTTCAGCATCATCGTCACGCTGGCCACGGAACAGGCGGCGCCGGTCGTCTGCGGCACGTAATAGGGGCTCAGCGCCCAATAATCCGGGGCGGGGGTGGTGCGGAGATAATCGGTGGCGCGGGTGATCGGCAGCGCGTCGGGGCCGAATTTCGGCTTGCGGTCGTCGGCGACGCCCTGGGCCAGCGCCGATCCGGCGGTGAGGGCGGTCACCAGCAGGAGGCCGGCTCCCAGGGTTCTCGCCGCCGCGGCCGCCAGGGCTCCCGCGTTCCACTTCGCTTGCGTCATCGGAAAGGGTCTCGGTCTGTCCGGTCGTGGATGAGAATGCGTCGCGTTCCTTCCGGGCCGCGGCGCAGCAGGCATATGGTGCCGGAACAGGCGGGAGCCAAGCAGGATGCGCATAAACATGCATGGCGCATCGGGGACGTACCCCCGATGCGCCGGAAGAGCAGGTCCGGACAGGCCGGATCGCGCGGTCAGACGCCGTCCCAGAAATGCTCCAGCCCGACCTGGGCGACGCCGTCGGCGCCCATCTTCGTCCAGGCAAGGTCGTGGATGCCCATGGCGAAGGCCGGAGAGGTGGCTTGCAGCGAATAGTCGCCCCAATAGGGGTTGTTGAACATCGGCTTGCCGATCACGTCATGGTCGCCATATTTCGGCACGTTGTAGACGAGGTTGTTGTCGATGACGAAGTCGTTGGCGCTCAGCAGCTCGATATAGTCGTCGAGCGGCAGCGTCCCCATCACCACGTTCTTGGTGATGGTGTTGTTGTGCGGGTCGCCGGCGGGCCCATGCACCGGCTGCCATTCGATGCGGATGAAGTCCTCCTTGTTGCTGGCGATGACCGCGAAATTGTTGGTCACGACGTTGTTGTCGCCGCCATGGATCTGCACCGAGGCCCAGTCGGCGTCCTTGATGAAGTTGTCCTTGACGGTGATGCCGCCGGCCATGTCGTCGAGATAGATGCCGAAGCCCTTCTGGCCGGGCATCCAGGCATCCTGGGCGTTGGTGGCCAGACCGTTGGCATGTTCGATCCGGTTGCCCTGGATGATCATGCCGGTATCGACGCTGGAGCGGCCCAGGATCTCGATGGCGCCGCCGTCGGCGGTCTCCAGGCCGGTGTGGGAGATGGTGTTGAACTGGATGATGTTGTTGTGGTTCACCGTGTTGGTGGTGCCGCCGTAATCCTTGAACGAGATGCCGTAGCGGGCGCTGTGGTCGATGTCGTTGTTGGAGATCAGGTTGTTGTCCACCCCGGTGCCGATGATGCCGGCCACCGCCTTGTGCACCTCGCCGATGTTGCTGATCGTGTTGGCGTAGATGCTGTTGCCGTTGCTGCGGCCGTCCATCTCGATGCCGTTCTCGGCCAGATGGTTCAGGCTGTTGTGGGCGATCTGGTTGTTGGACGAGCCCGAACCGAGATGGATGGCGGTGCCGACATTCAGAAAGCTGTTGTCGCTGATATGGTTGCCGCTGGCCTTCAGCAGGTCCAGGGCGTTGCCGCCGGTGGTGGTGTTCTTGAAGGTCAGCCCGTCGATGGTGACGTCGCTGGCGCCGTTCAGCCGGACCAGCGTCCCCAGCCGCGGCACCTCCACGCCCGAGGAGGCGAAATTGGAACTGGCGGCCTTGTACAGCAGGGAGCCGTCGCTGGTCCGCCAGGCGAACTCGCCGGCCTGATCGACATAGGCGGGGTTGTTCAGCAGCTTGTAGGTGGTGCCGTCGGCGAAGGGCAGGGAGGCCCCGTTCTTCAGCGTGATGGTGTGGGTGGCCGCATTGAAACCGGCGATGCTGGTCAGCGTGTCGCCCAGCCGTTCGGCATCCATGATCTGGATCAGCGTGCCCGGCTGGATGTCGGTGGCGGTCACCTCGCCGCCGTGGGAGCGGATGGCCCAGCCGCTGGGTCCCCCCGACGCGGCGTCGGCGAAATGCCAGCCGCTGGTCACGTCGGCGCTGTCATAGGCGTATTTCTCGGCCAGATGCTGGCGGACGTCGCCGACGATCAGGTCGAGGTTGCTGGCGGTGGCGAGCTTGGCCGAATAGAGGCCGTCGCCCTCGCTGGTGAAGCTCTTCACCACCTCGCCGCCGCTCAGCACCGGCTTTTCGCCCGGATAGTTCTGGAAGCTGTGGCCGTTGTCGAACGCCGTCAGTTCCAGCGTCCTGGTCAGGTGATAGGTGCCCTCGCGGACATAGGTGGTGTCGATGCCGTGGTCGGCGCGCATGGCGGCCTGGGCCTTCTCCAGGCTGGCGAAGGGACCGTCGGTGCCGTCGGCGTTGGGGGCCGCCAGCTTGCCCGACCAGCTGTCCTTGCCGTTGGCGGCGACATAGAAGGCCGGCTTGGTCGGAGGGGTGGGGGGCGTCGTCGGGATGGACGGGGTATCGCCGAACAGGTCGGCGCCGGCCTTGACGGTCAGGGCGCCACCCCAATAGAGACCTTCCTGGCCCTTGACCACGTCCTTGCCATCGACCGCCCCCTTGTCATAGGTGACGATGCTGTCGGTGGCGGCGACGCTATGGCCGTTGATCGAGACCGATTTGACGAACAGGTTGCGGTCGACGCCGTTCACGGTGGCGTCGTTGTCGTACCAGACCTGGACCGTGTGGGCTTTGGTCGGATCGATGTCGGTGGTGAATTTGTAGGCGGTGGAGGTCGCGGCCGCCTTGGCGTCGCCGATCACCCGCCCGTCGACCAGCAGCTTGAAATGCGCCGCCTGCCCGCCGGCCGAGGTGCCATGGGCGTCGACGACGATATCCACCGACTTGGAGGGCGGCGGCGGGGGCGGCGGAACATAGGGTCCGCCGAAATACTCCTCCGGCACGCCGAAGGTCAGGGCGCCGCCCCAATAGAGCCCTTCCTGACCGGCGACGACGAATTTGCCGTCCACCGCGCCCTTGTCGTAGGAGGCCATGTCGGAGGTCGCCGCGATGGTCTGGCCGTCGATGTTGATCGACTTGACGAACAGGTTGCGGTCGACGCCGTTCACGGTGGCGTCGTTGTCGTACCAGATTTGGATCTTGTGGGCCTCGTTCGGGTCCACCTTGGCGGTGAAGCTGTAGTCGGTGGGGGAGGTGGCGCTGACCCAGGCGTCGCCGACCACCTGGTCATCGACCAGCAGCTTGAAATGGGGGGCCTGGCCGGCGGCGCTGACGCCATAGGCGCTGACCTTGATGGTCGTGGTCATGACGGAGGCCTGCTCACCGTCCGGAGCGGTGGCGGTGGACGAGAAGTAGGAAGCGGGCAGCGGCACGTTCAGCGCGCCCGGCCAGAGCATCTCCGTCTGGCCGGCGATGACGTTGAGCCCATCGATCTTGCCGGTGTCGTATTTCACCGACTGGTCGATCGACAGGATGGTCTTGCCATTCACCTCGAACGACTTGACGAACAGGTTGCGGTCCTCCCCGTTGACCGTGTCGTCATTGTCGTAGACGAGTTGCAGCGCGTGCGCCTTGTCGGCCGGCACGGTGGCGGTGAAGACGTAACGCGACTGGGTGGCGGAGGAGACGGTGGCTTCCCCGATGCGGGCGCCATCCACAAGCAATTGGAAATGCGGCCATTTTCCGCCGGCGGGCGTGCCCCAGGCATTGACCGCGAAGGTGACCTGGATCGTACCGTCGGTGTTGGTGGTAGCCATTTTGGAACTCCGCTTTATGGGTATCGCCTTGTTCCGCAGGCTCGTCTCTTAGGCTTAATCGGGTACTAACACTTATGGTTAGGAAATTATGAATGAGGGGGTTTCCCGTGGCATTGATGAGACAAAAAAGAGTTCCAGGATTTTCAATAGAATCACGGAAAAATGAAAATTCCGACACTCGATCGCTATGGACAGTCCCTGATCGGCAATTTTTTCCCAATCACCCGGAGCCCTGCCCTTCCCATTTGATGAGAAAGGGCAGGGCATCGTCGGACGGTCCGGTTTTTGGCTCGCTGACTTGAGAGGGAATCCTGTCGTGGGTGGCTTGGATTTCCGTGCGATTCCGCGCGATGTTCATATGCCACGCGGGCTCCGTGCCCAGTGATGTGCGCGGTCACGATGCAGCCCTCGCGCTCATCGGTGAAGAGGTCGCGGGCGCCGATGTGCTCCGAGGCTATCACCGGGCAGCCGCAGGCCATCGCCTGGGCCATGACGTATCCGAAACCATCTTCCAATGATGGCAACATCAGGACGCTGGCGCGCGACACCTCACGCTTGACCTCCGACCAGGGCTGACGCCCCAAACGTTCCAACGGCTCGACCGGATAGCGCTTCAGAAGAATCTCGCCCTCGGGGGAGGTCGCACCGACCAGCACCAGCCGAGCGTTCGGCAAGGAGCACTATTTTAGCTTTGCGCCTACAACACAAAGACACATAATGTATATTATGGAAATAAATATAGGAGGATTGCTCATGTCAGGAACGTCAGATATCTAACCGCTCTGCGCGTTTGATCCCTGTTGCTGACAGGCTTACCCTGAGGCTGTCAGCAACGTGCCAGGTGCGTCATGCACCTTCAGCGTATCGTGATGCCTTCGGGCTTGGTCAGTTGGACGGCTTTCGACGGCCACGGTGGGTGGTTCCGGAAATTCCAGGTGTCGCCTGACAGAAACGCGCCGGCAAATGGGGGCCGGGTAGCAACGGAACAGAAACTCCGATTGAGGCGGAATGGCTGTACGGAAATCCTCTCTGCGAAGGTTTCCGCACATCCGCTCTTGCGGGCGCCGTCGGTCAGGCGCCCTCACTCTCGCTGGCAAGCCGGCGGCGGGCATAGGCGGCGGACAGGTAGCGGCTCAGCAGCGCCTCGAAATCGACCGCTTTCAAGCCGCGGATGCCCATCGCCTCCAGCACCACGATCCGTTTGCGCCGGTTCACCTTGTTGTAGATGGAAAAGCCGATCCGGTTGGGCAGCGGCGCCTGCTCGTGCAGGGCAAGCACCAGCGCCAGCCGCTGCGACGCCGTCACCCGCATCGCGGCGACGTCGGTCCAGGCGATGCCCTCCCGCAGCCGCGACGACATCAGCGCCTCGGGGGTGAGGATCATCAGCGGCGTCTTCGTCTTGTGGCGGATCCAGGCCGCATAGAGCAGGGCGCTCACGGCCCCGGCGGCGGTCAGCACCGCGATGAAGGTCGCCGTCGCCGGATCATGGCCAATGCCGAGAGCCGGCGCGAAGAAGAGGACGCCGATGGAGAAGGCGATGAACAGGGCCGCGATGAGGGCCATGGCCCAGATCATCGGCCTGCCATTCTCGTAAAGCACCGTGTGCTCCGCCGGGATGGCGGCGGCGGCCATCTCCAGCTCTTCCCGGCTCAGCCGGTGGGCCTGACGGGCCTCGTCCAGGAACGCCGCGGACAGCGTATGGCAAAGGCCGGTCCAATCGGCGAACAGCCGATGCGGCAGGTCGGTGTCCTCCGTCGCCGGTCCGCGGGCGGCGCGGGCCAGCAGGCGCTCGTCGAGCGGGACGCCAAGGGTGCTGATCCGCAGGGCGGTCGGCGGATGACGGTCGGTCGGGTGGGGCTGGCACTCCTCGATGCGGGCGGCGGGATCGGGCACACCATCCCCGGCCCGGCGCAGGATCTCCGCCACCAGATCCGGTGCGACCGTGTCGGGGGAGGAAAAGGCGTCGTCCAGCGTCCCGACGATGATGGGGGCCAGTGCGGCGGTGCGAAGCAGGGCGAGGGGCACGCTCTCCGGGCCGCTGACCAGACTGCTCCGGCGGTCGGCCTCCAGTTCGCGCTGCCGCGCGTGCTGGGCCACGGCGAGATCGAAACTCTCCAGCGTGTGGAAGCCGAGGTGCAAGGCGGGGGTGAGCACGAAGCCGCCGCTGCCGCCGCGCTCGCCGAGCGCGGTCATGGTTCGCCACAATCCGGCATGGATCGGGGCGAAGCGGCGGCTGTAGGCGGTGTCTCCACCCGAGAAATGGGCCAGTTCATGCCCGATGACGGCGGCCAGTTCGGTCTCGCCGATCAGCGGCAGGTAGGGGGCCGGCAGGTGAAGGGTCCGGCCGGACAGTATTTTCTCCTCCCCGCTCGGCCGGACGGGCGCCTCGGTCACGAAGAAGCCCTCGGTCAGTCCGATCAGGATGCTGTCCGGCATCAGCGCCTCGTGCCGGGCCGCCAGATCCTCGACGAAGCGCCACAGGCCGGGCGCCTGCTCGCGGTCGACCACCACGCCACGGACGTCGAGCGGTTCCATGGTGTAGAGGTTGAAGACGCGGCGCATGGCGATCACCGCCGTCACCGCGCTGTAGGCGGCGAAGACGGCGAGCGCCACGCCGACGCCGAACAGCTTGACACTGCCGGTGGACAGATGGTCCCAGAACCACAGGCCCGCCGCTTCGAACAGCGAGGCCGAGATGCCGGAAAGGCTGAGGCCGACGAGCAGGCCGGCGAGCGTGAAGGGCAGGAGCCGCCTCAAGCGGTCGAAGCTCCGCACCAGGGCATCACGCGACCCCCGTGCCCGCGACGCCGCGATCCGGGCCGCCAGCAATCCGATGAGCCCGGCGAGGAAGGCCAGCAGTCCGCCGGCCATCGTGCCCCAGCTCAAAGGGTAGCGGATCACCGAGACCTCGACGCCCTCCTCCACCGTGCCGATGGCGCTGCGGACGCGGGCGACGGCCAGGGAGACGACCATGCTGGTGCCGCCCGGCCCGCCCATGGTCACGACGGCCGACGGAGTCTTGGCCTCGATCCGCTGGAGTTGGGCAAGCGTCTCCGGCAGTTCCTGCGCCGCCTGCCGGTACTCGTCGCGCGTCGCGGCACCACGCCGCTCCTGCCAGACCCCGAGCGCCACCAGCGCCAGCGGAACGATCAGCAGCCAGACGACCAGAGCGACCCCCGGCGAAAGACGAAGAATACGGCGGCCGGGCCCGGCTGCATTGCTTGAAAGGATTGTGCTCGCCACGCCCGGATCTCCTTCATCGACGCATCGGGCCGGAGGATCGCGCAGGGCGCGCATCGAAGCCAGACGCCCGGAAGGGGTAGCGATTTCAGGTCATGCTCCTCCGCCAAACATGGATATGACCCTGAATATGAATATGGCTCGTGGCGAACGGCGATCAGGCGGCATCCTCGTTCAGCACGCCACGGCGGATCTGGTCGAGTTCGATGGACTCGAACAGCGCCTTGAAATTGCCCTCGCCGAACCCCTCGTTGCCGATGCGCTGGATGATCTCGAAGAAGATCGGGCCGATGACGGTCTGGGTGAAGATCTGCAACAGCAGGCCCTTCCCTTCCGTCGGGGCGCCGTCGATCAGGATGCGGTTGGCCTGCAAGCGCTTCAGGTCCTGCCCGTGGCCGGGTACGCGGCCGTCGATCCGCTCGTAATAGGTGTCGGGCGTGTCCTGGAACGGGGTGCCCATGCCGCGCATCGTCTCCACCGTCCGGATGATGTCGTCGGTGCCGAGCGCCACATGCTGGATGCCTTCGCCCTTGTAGTCGCGCAGATATTCGACGATCTGCGACTTGTTGTCGGCGGACTCGTTGATCGGGATGCGGATCTTGCCGCAGGGGCTGGTCATCGCCTTCGACCGCAGGCCGGTCAGCTTGCCCTCGATGTTGAAATAGCGGATCTCGCGGAAACCGAACAGGCGGCTGTAGAAGTCGGCCCATTCCGCCATCCGCCCGGTGTGGACATTGTGGGTCAGATGGTCGATGTAGGTCAGGCCGGCGCCCAGGGGATGCTGCTCCACCCCCGGCAGGGGCACGAAATCGACCTCATAGATGCTGCCGCGGTCGGCATAGCGGTCGACGAGGTAGATCAGCGAATCGCCGATGCCCTTGATGGCGGGGATGTTCAGCTCCATCGCGCCGACACGGGTCTCGACACCCCAGGCGCCGAGATCGAGCGCCCGGTGATATGCCTCGGCGGCGTCGGCGACGCGGAAGGCGATGGCGCAGATCGACGGGCCATGCTGGGCGGCGAAGTTGCGCGGGAAGCCCGACGGCTCGGCATTGACGATGAAGTTGACGTCGCCCTGGCGATAGAGCGTGACATCCTTCGACCGGTGGCGGGCGATCGCGGTGAATCCCAGCCGCTCGAACAGGCGGCCCAACGCCACGGTGTCCGGCGCGGTGAATTCGATGAACTCGAAGCCGTCGGTCCTCATCGGGTTTTCCCACATGTCGGCCATGGCGTCCCTCCCTTGGTCAATTCCGCGATCAGTGTACCTGACTGTTTGTGGAAATAGCTTTCAAAGCGGGGCGGGCCCACCTATGATTTTGGCAGGCTTTCCCGCAACACCGGGACATGGTGGAGAGATTTTCCGATGCCATCGGCTCTTTCGGAAAGCGACGTCAGACTCCTCATCGCTTTGCAGGAGGATGCGCGCCTGACGGTGCAGGAGCTGGCGGACCGCGTCGGCACCTCCCCCTCCTCCTGCTGGCGCCGGCTGAAGTCGCTGGAGGAGACCGGGGTGATCCGCCGCTATACGGCGCTGGTCGATCCCAAGGCGGCGTCGGTGGGCGAATGCGTCTTCGCCCATGTGACGCTCGACCGCCATTCGGCGGAGACCGCGGCGATCTTCATCGACACCGTGCGCAAACGGCCGGAGGTGCTGGAATGCTATGCGGTGTCGGGCGACGCGGATTATCTGCTGCGGGTCGCGGTGCGGGCCATCGCCGACTACAACCGCTTCCTGGAGGAGTTCGTCTTCCAACTGCCCTTCCAGGTCCGCATCCGCTCCAACTTCGCCCTGAAGGAGATCAAGTTCGAGACGGCGCTGCCTTTGGGGGGCGGGACACATCCCTTCTCCCCTCCGGGGAGAGGGAGCTAGGGCCTGTTGACATTCGCGTTGAGAAGGGGCTTCCTGTGGTCACAGAAATTTGATTCAAGGCTACCAAAAGGGAGGTGGCCTTGGATCGGATTGTATTGCGAGATGATCAGTGGGAGCGGATAGCGCCGCTTCTTCCCGGCAAAGTGGGTGACCCTGGCCGCTCGGCAGCGGACAATCGCCTGTTTTTGGAGGCGGTCCTGTGGATCGTCCGCGTTGGAGCGCCCTGGCGGGACTTGCCCGCAGCGTTCGGCAATTGGAACTCGGTGTTCCAGCGCTATCGCCGATGGGCCAAGGCCGGTGTCTTCGACGAGGTCTTCGCCGCTTTATCGAGCGACGCGGACTTCGAGTACGCGATCATTGATGGCACGATTGTCCGGGTGCATCAGCACGGTACCGGCGCAAGGGGGGGACTCAGGCTCAGGCCATCGGTCGCTCTCGTGGCGGGCTGACGACCAAGATCCTGGCCGTCGTCGATGCGTTGGGGAACCTTGGGCGCTTCATCCTGCTGCCGGGCCAGCGACATGACAGCGTCGGCGTCGAACCGGTGCTGGACGGCATCGAATTCTCCGCCTTGCTGGCTGACAAAGCCTTCGACAGCAACGCCATCCGTATCTTGATCGCCGAGCGAGGCGCGGTCGCCGTCATTCCGTCCAAGGCCAACCGATCTCCCCCGATTCCCCACGACGCCGAGATGTACAAATGGCGCCATCTGGTCGAGAACTTCTTCTGCAAAATCAAAGAATTCCGACGCATCGCCACACGATACGACAAAACTGATACAAGCTTCGCCGCTGCCATTAACCTCGTCGCTACCGTCTTGGTAACACGATGAATGTCAACAGGCCCTAATACTACAGCCGGTCCTTATCGGTTTGGGTGCGTCGTTTCCAATGGGAGCGCCGTGCTCGCTGTTGGTGGCGTCTTCGCCAGATGGACCAATCGATAATGGCGGTGGGTGGCGCGGGGGGCCGGCCGATCAAGGCGACCAGGAGGGCGCGGATCTCGGGCACGGTCAAGGGCAGAAGATCGGCGGACAGGTCGAGTTGATCCTCTCCCCCCGATGGCCGCCGTGCGCACGACGGTGAGAAAGGCCAGGGCCAGCATGGCCAAGGTGACGTGGCGGTGCCAGCCGGTCCACGAGCGCACCTCGTACTGGTCGAGCCCGACCTCGCCCTTCGCCGCCTCGAAGCAGGACTCGATGGTCCAGCGCGACCCGGCGACCCGGACCAATGTGGCGACCGGCGTGCCTTCCGGGGCGAAGGTCAGATAGTAGGTGAGTTTGTCCGGCTCGGCGATGGAGCGGCGCACCAGCAGACCGCGGCACCAGCCCTCGCGCAGGGAAGCGTAGGTTTTGTGCGCCCAGTCGTAGAGGCGTGGCCCCTTGGCTCCGTCGCCAGCACTCAACCGCTGCCAGTCGGTGGCGGTGAAGCCGGTCGTCCGCTCCTTGACCGTATCGAAGCCCATGGGCGCGCGCTGTTTGCTGGTGATCGCCAGCACGTAGCCCAGCGGTTGGCGCTCCAGCCATAGCCGCAGCGCGTAGTCCCCGCCGTAGACGGAGTCGGCGGTCACCCAGCGGCAGGGCAGGCCGGCTGCCACGGCGCGCTCCAGCATCGCCCGCCCCAGTTTCGGCTTGGTGGCGAAGCCGACGGCGTTGGGGACGCCGGCCATCCGTCGGCGTTCGTCGTTGCCAGCCCAGTCCTCGGGCAGATAGAGAGCGCGGTCGACCAGCACCCGGCCGCGTCGGCTGGCGTAGCCGAGGAAGACGCCGATCTGGCAGTTTTCGATACGTCCGGCGGTGCCGGAATACTGCCGCTTCACCCCGACCGAGCGGGTGCCCTTCTTGACGAAGCCGGTTTCATCGAGGACCAGCACGGCCTCATCGTCGCTCAACCGTTCGATGACATAGGCCTGGAGGTCGTCGCGGACGGCGTCGGCATCCCAACGGGTCCGGGCCAGGAAATCCTGCATCGCCGCCGGCGAGCAATCCCCGGCGGCTTCGGCCAACTGCCAGCCATTCTTGCGATCCAGCGGCGCCAAAAGACCTCTCACGTAACGCAGAGCCCGTTGGCGACCGGCCGCGCTGTAGAAGGACCTCAATCCGCCGACCAGCCCTTCCAGGGCATCGGACCATTCCGCCGCTTCCGTCATCTCGGTCATGCTCGGACCCTCCAGTCGGTTCCAAGCTCAACAGGCCGCCCGGCCGCATATTCCGTCTTTCGCGACCGGCTGTAGTACTAACCCGCCACCCGGCGCTTGGCCGGCACGGCGGCGGATGCCGTGGCCGGGTGCGGGCCGGCGATGCGGTCGAGCAGCAGATCCAGGCCGCTGCGGCTGGTCTCATGGGCGACCCGCGCCCGTGTCAGGGTCTGGGCCGAGGCGGCGGCGAGCGCCTCGCGGTCATCGGCCCAGGCGGACAGGATCGGCACGGCCGCCTTGACGAAATCGGCGTTCCGCGGCACCAGCCCGTCGGCCGGGATGTCGGAGCCGATGCAGCCGCGCTCATAGGCCAGCACCGGCACGCCGGCCGCCATCGCCTCGAACAGGACCAGCGGCTGGGCCTCGTTCCGATATTGGGTGGGGAAGACGAAGACGTCGATGTCGCGGTAGAAGGCGTCCTTGGCCTCGCCGGAAACCGGGCCGTGATACTCGACCGCCCCGTCGAAGGCCATCAGCCCGGCGGCGACCATCACATCGTCCCGCTGCGTCAGACCGGGACCGGCAAGGATCAGCTTCGCGTCCACCCCCTCGATCTGCAAGGCGCGCAGCAGGGCGAACAGCGTGTCCAGTCCCTTGTCGGCGCACAGGTTCGACAGATGGCCGATGCGCAGCGGACCGTCGCGCCGGCGGCGCGGCGCGGTGTCCGGCATCGAGAAGATGGCGTTCGACATCGCCATGCAGGTCCGCGCCGCCGGATAGACCGACTGGAAGCGCATCTGCATCGCCGGGCACAGCAGCACATGGGTGCAGTCGGCCCCGGCCACCCTGGTCAGCAGCCGCATCCGCCAGGTCGGCTTGGCTATGGTGGCGAAGGAATGATGGTGCAGCACCCGGTCATAGCCGAACATCCGCGCGGTGCCGGCGAGTGCGGCGGTGTAGAGCGTGCCCCAGCCCGAATCCACCGGCATGTAGAAGCGGCGGTCGGGCTTGCGCAGCCCGGCGGCGAGCCGGCCCATGGTGCGGGCCACCCGCGTCACCTTGCGCAGGTGATAGGCGGGTCCACCGCCGTTCCAGCCCGGCGACAGGTCGGCGACCTCGACACGGCCGCGCCCCCGCATGCGGTCGCGCAGGCGGTCCAGCACCAGGGCGGTGACCCGGCTCATCCCGTCCACCGGCGGCGGCAGGCGCCCGGAGACGACCACATGGGGGCGCGCGTTCCGTTCCATCGTCAACTCCCGGTCAGGGCCGCGCCGGCGGACCGGCCACGCTGGCCACCCTCCGGGTCGGCGGAATAGTCGGACGCATAGTCCGTATCGGCGCTGCGCTCGGCCTTCGGGCCTCCCAGCGCGACCACGGCCTTCTCCACCGACTGGGCGAAGAAGCTGGCATCAGCCAATGCCTCGAAGGGGCGCCCGTTCAGGCTCAGGCGGCGCCACTCCTCCTCGTCACCCGCCACCGACAGCATGTGGCGCGCCAGCCCCTCGGGGTTGTCCGGCTCCACGATGTGGCCGTTCAACCCGCTGCGGATCAGCACGTCGCGCGCCCCGCACTGGTCGGACAGGATGGTCGGCACCCCCATGGCGAGCGCCTCGTTCACCACCAGCCCGAACTGCTCCTCCAGCGACGGCAGCAGCAGGCAAAGCGTGGAGCCCAATGTCTCGGCGATCCCCTTCTCCTGGAGGAAACCGCGGAAGACGATCGACCCGTCCAGCCCGCGCCGCGTCACCTCGGCCCGCAGTTCCGCCTCAAGCGGGCCGGACCCGCAGAGGTGAAGCGGGCGGGCGGCCGGACCGGCCAGCCGTTGGTAAATGTCGTAGGCTTCGACCGCCCTGAACAGGTTCTTCTTCGGGACGAAGCGCGCGATGATGGTGAAGTGGCGATCGGCGAAGGGTACTC
It encodes:
- a CDS encoding IS701-like element ISAzs6 family transposase, whose amino-acid sequence is MTEMTEAAEWSDALEGLVGGLRSFYSAAGRQRALRYVRGLLAPLDRKNGWQLAEAAGDCSPAAMQDFLARTRWDADAVRDDLQAYVIERLSDDEAVLVLDETGFVKKGTRSVGVKRQYSGTAGRIENCQIGVFLGYASRRGRVLVDRALYLPEDWAGNDERRRMAGVPNAVGFATKPKLGRAMLERAVAAGLPCRWVTADSVYGGDYALRLWLERQPLGYVLAITSKQRAPMGFDTVKERTTGFTATDWQRLSAGDGAKGPRLYDWAHKTYASLREGWCRGLLVRRSIAEPDKLTYYLTFAPEGTPVATLVRVAGSRWTIESCFEAAKGEVGLDQYEVRSWTGWHRHVTLAMLALAFLTVVRTAAIGGRGSTRPVRRSSALDRARDPRPPGRLDRPAPRATHRHYRLVHLAKTPPTASTALPLETTHPNR
- a CDS encoding glycosyltransferase family 4 protein, whose product is MERNARPHVVVSGRLPPPVDGMSRVTALVLDRLRDRMRGRGRVEVADLSPGWNGGGPAYHLRKVTRVARTMGRLAAGLRKPDRRFYMPVDSGWGTLYTAALAGTARMFGYDRVLHHHSFATIAKPTWRMRLLTRVAGADCTHVLLCPAMQMRFQSVYPAARTCMAMSNAIFSMPDTAPRRRRDGPLRIGHLSNLCADKGLDTLFALLRALQIEGVDAKLILAGPGLTQRDDVMVAAGLMAFDGAVEYHGPVSGEAKDAFYRDIDVFVFPTQYRNEAQPLVLFEAMAAGVPVLAYERGCIGSDIPADGLVPRNADFVKAAVPILSAWADDREALAAASAQTLTRARVAHETSRSGLDLLLDRIAGPHPATASAAVPAKRRVAG
- a CDS encoding Lrp/AsnC family transcriptional regulator, with protein sequence MPSALSESDVRLLIALQEDARLTVQELADRVGTSPSSCWRRLKSLEETGVIRRYTALVDPKAASVGECVFAHVTLDRHSAETAAIFIDTVRKRPEVLECYAVSGDADYLLRVAVRAIADYNRFLEEFVFQLPFQVRIRSNFALKEIKFETALPLGGGTHPFSPPGRGS
- a CDS encoding glycosyltransferase family 4 protein, with the protein product MKKPALVFSWEMFGPYHMDRLEAVGRRLGHVYDVVGLEVGSKSHTYAWDSTGTGRNFRKITLFPGQSKADLSTATVYRALLRECRRADARYVFLCHYEDPDVFALALTMRLMGRRVINMNASKYDDKPRILWREMVKSVFYAPYQAGIGGSHRTVDYFRLLGLPKDRLYIGYDTLSLERIRRLSGMEPAPGGVPFADRHFTIIARFVPKKNLFRAVEAYDIYQRLAGPAARPLHLCGSGPLEAELRAEVTRRGLDGSIVFRGFLQEKGIAETLGSTLCLLLPSLEEQFGLVVNEALAMGVPTILSDQCGARDVLIRSGLNGHIVEPDNPEGLARHMLSVAGDEEEWRRLSLNGRPFEALADASFFAQSVEKAVVALGGPKAERSADTDYASDYSADPEGGQRGRSAGAALTGS